A single window of Psychrobacter raelei DNA harbors:
- a CDS encoding MacB family efflux pump subunit, producing MQVSNLIREFAAGEQTIRILHGLDLTIYQGEMVAIIGQSGSGKSTLMNILGCLDKATAGDYLIFGKSVKQLDADELAKLRREHFGFIFQRYHLLGDIDARDNVAVPAVYAGMDNQVRAQRAEKLLTDLGLGDKIHNRPSQLSGGQQQRVSVARALMNGGDIILADEPTGALDSKSGKDVLQILRDLNEQGHTVIMVTHDPSIADQAERVIELKDGHIIADYRNEHFNRSKGIDSDHTHSSHNQPSLSNASAQSSSELHKKQKSRFGSFIDRLSEAFRMSVLAMRAHKMRTLLTMLGIIIGIASVVSVVGLGQGSQQQILSNISSLGTNTITVIDGYPYGDPRRRYNDDNLTPDDAKAVANQPYVVSVSPQLDTSASVRYRNIQESASISGVGEGYLEVTGEKLALGQGFDEQSIALRTQDIIIDDNAKKTFFADVDNPIGQVVLIGNVPGRVIGVLEPNEGGFSPSSDSPTIYMPYTTMMSRIVGGEHIDRFVVLIDNQISTSAAESAISDLIEGRHGADDFRTRNSDSIRQTIESTTNTMTLLISSIAIISLVVGGIGVMNIMLVSVTERTNEIGVRMAVGARQSDIMQQFLIEAVLVCVLGGALGVLLAFMIGEAINSLGSDSFSVIYSPTSIVAAFICSTLIGVVFGFLPARNAAKLNPVEALSRD from the coding sequence ATGCAGGTGTCCAATCTGATACGTGAGTTTGCCGCCGGTGAGCAAACCATTCGCATCTTACATGGCTTAGACCTGACCATTTATCAAGGTGAGATGGTGGCCATTATTGGTCAATCCGGCTCAGGCAAATCGACCTTAATGAATATCTTAGGCTGCTTAGACAAAGCCACTGCTGGCGATTATCTTATCTTTGGTAAATCAGTCAAACAGCTCGATGCCGATGAACTGGCCAAACTACGCCGTGAGCATTTTGGCTTTATCTTTCAGCGCTATCATTTGTTAGGCGATATTGATGCCCGTGATAACGTGGCCGTGCCTGCAGTTTATGCCGGCATGGACAACCAAGTGCGTGCCCAACGTGCCGAGAAGCTGCTGACTGATCTTGGCTTAGGCGATAAGATTCATAACCGCCCCAGTCAGCTTTCAGGTGGTCAGCAGCAGCGGGTCTCTGTGGCACGGGCACTGATGAACGGCGGGGATATTATCCTAGCCGATGAGCCGACCGGTGCTCTCGACAGTAAGTCAGGTAAAGATGTGCTGCAAATCTTACGTGATTTAAATGAGCAAGGTCATACCGTTATTATGGTGACGCATGACCCCTCTATTGCGGATCAAGCTGAGCGGGTCATTGAGTTAAAAGATGGTCATATTATCGCTGATTATCGCAATGAGCATTTTAACCGCTCAAAGGGCATCGATAGCGATCACACTCATAGCTCACACAATCAACCAAGCTTATCTAATGCCTCAGCACAAAGCTCATCTGAGCTGCATAAAAAACAAAAAAGCCGTTTCGGCTCCTTTATCGACCGTTTATCTGAAGCCTTTAGAATGTCTGTACTGGCCATGCGTGCCCATAAAATGCGCACGTTATTGACCATGTTGGGTATTATTATTGGTATTGCCTCTGTGGTATCTGTAGTCGGTCTAGGTCAAGGCTCACAGCAGCAAATCTTATCCAACATTAGCTCTCTTGGTACCAATACCATTACTGTCATCGATGGCTACCCCTATGGCGACCCCAGACGGCGCTATAATGATGATAATCTGACGCCCGATGATGCCAAGGCTGTGGCCAATCAGCCTTACGTGGTTAGTGTGAGCCCGCAGTTAGATACCAGCGCCAGTGTGCGCTATCGAAATATTCAAGAATCAGCCAGCATCAGTGGTGTGGGTGAAGGCTATTTGGAAGTTACAGGCGAGAAGCTGGCACTTGGTCAAGGCTTCGATGAACAAAGTATCGCGTTACGTACCCAAGACATTATTATCGATGACAATGCCAAAAAAACCTTCTTTGCAGATGTGGATAATCCCATTGGTCAAGTGGTCCTCATTGGCAATGTCCCAGGCCGAGTCATTGGGGTTCTTGAGCCTAATGAGGGCGGCTTTAGTCCCTCAAGTGACAGCCCAACGATTTATATGCCTTATACCACGATGATGTCGCGTATCGTGGGTGGCGAACATATTGACCGTTTCGTGGTACTTATCGACAATCAAATCTCAACCAGTGCCGCCGAATCTGCCATCTCAGATCTTATTGAAGGCCGCCATGGCGCCGATGACTTTAGAACCCGTAATTCAGACTCTATCCGTCAGACCATTGAATCCACCACCAACACCATGACACTGCTCATCTCATCTATTGCTATTATCTCGTTAGTGGTCGGTGGTATTGGCGTGATGAATATCATGCTGGTGTCGGTGACTGAGCGCACCAATGAGATCGGCGTGCGCATGGCGGTAGGCGCCCGCCAAAGCGATATCATGCAACAGTTTTTGATTGAAGCGGTACTGGTGTGTGTGCTTGGCGGTGCGCTCGGGGTATTATTGGCCTTTATGATTGGTGAGGCGATTAACAGCTTAGGCTCAGACAGCTTTAGCGTCATATACTCTCCAACCTCTATTGTTGCCGCCTTTATCTGCTCTACTCTTATTGGTGTGGTATTTGGCTTCTTACCAGCACGCAATGCGGCCAAGCTTAACCCTGTGGAAGCTTTGTCACGTGATTAG